From the genome of Glycine max cultivar Williams 82 chromosome 2, Glycine_max_v4.0, whole genome shotgun sequence, one region includes:
- the LOC100527920 gene encoding nucleolar protein dao-5 isoform X2 → MDAPVKKKALSRPSLSPQKKDKCIVFPLVRYNEFRQPVCQACNVVMLESIRAHLASPEHHEVMEKLKANAAGSTEDKDAKPVTVTNNSPKANPEQPQDTASQLPEFSQDVPKQQSPSALPRDFCDDSGKIRTRSVSKVTEMTDPPKEQEHQESIVSPSTDEALTSSKRGRSRKTKPTKFIINQKSNTPSTPRRSKRIKHVADKTANNVPEVSSSEELLKGRTAENSQVDGKEVSSDIDALVIYKRKRLPRRRSSGQIGKSPKKTVPTEPPTAAISSSTTASPPHQDPPAAAPANADASHIENTNTAEPVLSKSLVEEVGKVNPAPANAQEQIASSKGQESPDQVDSKADEVSTGNTPLDLEAINKMIEDDPLSAIENILTGKVSISSKTPQSITQAEQPKVQGSPADVLSKELKDLMQTFSLGDFVTDYEQMSKVLLILEELQKNEKFLSHEQQTFIKAFRLFFNNAVTHRKECDMARIKKVDLNRAKEDILRKLQEVKHTQEQITMSISNADNRVNEISSCIEQLEEQLYKLKEERETFQLAIKEREKQRETLKNDSILWAHQTKDLVFDLAEIEAKEKILGQQLEADNDAYDQFKASFPF, encoded by the exons ATGGATGCTCCGGTTAAGAAAAAGGCATTGTCTCGTCCTAGCTTGAGTCCTCAGAAGAAAGACAAGTGCATAGTTTTTCCCCTTGTGAG GTATAATGAATTCCGGCAGCCTGTTTGCCAGGCTTGTAATGTAGTTATGTTGGAGTCTATACGTGCACACCTAGCTTCTCCTGAGCATCACGAG GTAATGGAAAAACTGAAAGCTAATGCTGCTGGATCAACTGAAGATAAGGATGCAAAGCCAGTTACTGTTACCAACAACTCTCCCAAGGCTAATCCAGAACAACCTCAAGACACAGCAAGCCAACTGCCTGAATTTTCACAAGATGTGCCAAAACAGCAGTCACCATCTGCTCTTCCACGAGATTTTTGTGATGACAGTGGTAAAATAAGGACAAGATCTG tttcaaAAGTAACCGAAATGACGGATCCTCCTAAAGAACAAGAACACCAGGAATCCATAGTTTCACCTTCCACAGATGAAGCTTTGACATCTTCGAAACGTGGAAGGTCACGAAAAACAAAG CCTACCAAGTTCATAATTAACCAGAAATCCAATACCCCATCAACACCCCGAAGATCTAAAAGAATAAAGCATGTGGCAGATAAAACTGCCAACAATGTTCCCGAAGTATCTTCATCCGAGGAATTATTGAag GGACGTACAGCTGAAAATTCACAAGTAGATGGCAAAGAAGTCTCTTCAGATATCGATGCCTTAGTAAtctacaaaagaaaaagactacCTCGAAGGAGGTCTTCTGGTCAAATAGGCAAGTCCCCAAAGAAAACTGTTCCTACAGAGCCTCCAACTGCTGCAATTTCAAGCTCTACTACTGCATCACCTCCTCATCAAGATCCTCCTGCAGCTGCTCCAGCCAATGCTGATGCTTCTCATATTGAAAATACAAACACTGCTGAGCCAGTATTGAGTAAAAGCCTTGTCGAAGAGGTCGGGAAAGTGAACCCTGCTCCAGCCAATGCTCAAGAACAAATTGCTTCCAGCAAGGGTCAAGAATCTCCAGATCAAGTTGACTCAAAGGCTGATGAAGTCTCTACTGGGAACACCCCACTCGATCTAGAAGCCattaacaaaatgattgaagatGACCCTTTGAGTGCTATTGAAAATATTCTGACAGGGAAGGTTTCCATTTCTTCCAAGACTCCACAATCTATCACTCAGGCAGAACAACCAAAAGTTCAAGGCTCCCCTGCAGATGTTCTGTCTAAAGAGCTAAAAGACTTAATGCAGACCTTTAGCTTAGGTGATTTTGTTACTGACTATGAACAAATGTCAAAGGTCCTACTTATTCTTGAAGAGTTGCAGAAGAATGAGAAGTTTCTTTCTCATGAACAGCAAACATTCATAAAGGCCTTCAGACTCTTCTTCAACAATGCTGTTACTCACCGCAAAGAATGTGATATGGCTAGAATAAAGAAAGTCGACTTGAACCGAGCTAAAGAAGATATCCTTCGCAAACTGCAAGAAGTTAAACATACACAGGAACAAATCACAATGTCCATTTCAAATGCCGACAACAGGGTCAATGAAATATCTTCTTGTATTGAACAACTTGAAGAACAGTTATACAAACTGAAGGAAGAGAGGGAGACCTTTCAGTTGGCTATTAAGGAACGGGAGAAACAAAGGGAGACATTGAAGAATGATAGCATCTTATGGGCTCATCAGACTAAGGACCTGGTTTTTGATCTTGCAGAGATTGAGGCCAAAGAAAAAATCCTTGGACAGCAACTTGAAGCCGACAATGATGCATATGACCAATTTAAAGCgtcctttcctttttaa
- the LOC100527920 gene encoding nucleolar protein dao-5 isoform X1 yields the protein MDAPVKKKALSRPSLSPQKKDKCIVFPLVRYNEFRQPVCQACNVVMLESIRAHLASPEHHEVMEKLKANAAGSTEDKDAKPVTVTNNSPKANPEQPQDTASQLPEFSQDVPKQQSPSALPRDFCDDSGKIRTRSVSKVTEMTDPPKEQEHQESIVSPSTDEALTSSKRGRSRKTKPTKFIINQKSNTPSTPRRSKRIKHVADKTANNVPEVSSSEELLKVKLITLLKGRTAENSQVDGKEVSSDIDALVIYKRKRLPRRRSSGQIGKSPKKTVPTEPPTAAISSSTTASPPHQDPPAAAPANADASHIENTNTAEPVLSKSLVEEVGKVNPAPANAQEQIASSKGQESPDQVDSKADEVSTGNTPLDLEAINKMIEDDPLSAIENILTGKVSISSKTPQSITQAEQPKVQGSPADVLSKELKDLMQTFSLGDFVTDYEQMSKVLLILEELQKNEKFLSHEQQTFIKAFRLFFNNAVTHRKECDMARIKKVDLNRAKEDILRKLQEVKHTQEQITMSISNADNRVNEISSCIEQLEEQLYKLKEERETFQLAIKEREKQRETLKNDSILWAHQTKDLVFDLAEIEAKEKILGQQLEADNDAYDQFKASFPF from the exons ATGGATGCTCCGGTTAAGAAAAAGGCATTGTCTCGTCCTAGCTTGAGTCCTCAGAAGAAAGACAAGTGCATAGTTTTTCCCCTTGTGAG GTATAATGAATTCCGGCAGCCTGTTTGCCAGGCTTGTAATGTAGTTATGTTGGAGTCTATACGTGCACACCTAGCTTCTCCTGAGCATCACGAG GTAATGGAAAAACTGAAAGCTAATGCTGCTGGATCAACTGAAGATAAGGATGCAAAGCCAGTTACTGTTACCAACAACTCTCCCAAGGCTAATCCAGAACAACCTCAAGACACAGCAAGCCAACTGCCTGAATTTTCACAAGATGTGCCAAAACAGCAGTCACCATCTGCTCTTCCACGAGATTTTTGTGATGACAGTGGTAAAATAAGGACAAGATCTG tttcaaAAGTAACCGAAATGACGGATCCTCCTAAAGAACAAGAACACCAGGAATCCATAGTTTCACCTTCCACAGATGAAGCTTTGACATCTTCGAAACGTGGAAGGTCACGAAAAACAAAG CCTACCAAGTTCATAATTAACCAGAAATCCAATACCCCATCAACACCCCGAAGATCTAAAAGAATAAAGCATGTGGCAGATAAAACTGCCAACAATGTTCCCGAAGTATCTTCATCCGAGGAATTATTGAaggtaaaattaattacattactGAAG GGACGTACAGCTGAAAATTCACAAGTAGATGGCAAAGAAGTCTCTTCAGATATCGATGCCTTAGTAAtctacaaaagaaaaagactacCTCGAAGGAGGTCTTCTGGTCAAATAGGCAAGTCCCCAAAGAAAACTGTTCCTACAGAGCCTCCAACTGCTGCAATTTCAAGCTCTACTACTGCATCACCTCCTCATCAAGATCCTCCTGCAGCTGCTCCAGCCAATGCTGATGCTTCTCATATTGAAAATACAAACACTGCTGAGCCAGTATTGAGTAAAAGCCTTGTCGAAGAGGTCGGGAAAGTGAACCCTGCTCCAGCCAATGCTCAAGAACAAATTGCTTCCAGCAAGGGTCAAGAATCTCCAGATCAAGTTGACTCAAAGGCTGATGAAGTCTCTACTGGGAACACCCCACTCGATCTAGAAGCCattaacaaaatgattgaagatGACCCTTTGAGTGCTATTGAAAATATTCTGACAGGGAAGGTTTCCATTTCTTCCAAGACTCCACAATCTATCACTCAGGCAGAACAACCAAAAGTTCAAGGCTCCCCTGCAGATGTTCTGTCTAAAGAGCTAAAAGACTTAATGCAGACCTTTAGCTTAGGTGATTTTGTTACTGACTATGAACAAATGTCAAAGGTCCTACTTATTCTTGAAGAGTTGCAGAAGAATGAGAAGTTTCTTTCTCATGAACAGCAAACATTCATAAAGGCCTTCAGACTCTTCTTCAACAATGCTGTTACTCACCGCAAAGAATGTGATATGGCTAGAATAAAGAAAGTCGACTTGAACCGAGCTAAAGAAGATATCCTTCGCAAACTGCAAGAAGTTAAACATACACAGGAACAAATCACAATGTCCATTTCAAATGCCGACAACAGGGTCAATGAAATATCTTCTTGTATTGAACAACTTGAAGAACAGTTATACAAACTGAAGGAAGAGAGGGAGACCTTTCAGTTGGCTATTAAGGAACGGGAGAAACAAAGGGAGACATTGAAGAATGATAGCATCTTATGGGCTCATCAGACTAAGGACCTGGTTTTTGATCTTGCAGAGATTGAGGCCAAAGAAAAAATCCTTGGACAGCAACTTGAAGCCGACAATGATGCATATGACCAATTTAAAGCgtcctttcctttttaa
- the LOC100798982 gene encoding tRNA threonylcarbamoyladenosine dehydratase isoform X2, protein MFVVMFCRRGVSQCSKNVTADFNGVDGCTIARMKIDRVVNEDLLKDEIVSEQLTRNIQFFGFESQQKVTASYVVVIGLGGVGSHAASMLLRSGIGKLLLVDFDQVSLSSLNRHAVATRADVGISKAQCLEEHFSSIFPECQIVAKVLLYDSSTEEEILSGHPDFVLDCIDNIDTKVALLAACVRRGLKVLSATGAGARADPTRIRIADLRESTNDPLSRAVRHRLRKDYGIEGGIPVVFSLEKPKAKLLPFKGTSGEEENPSDYQIVPGFRVRIIPVLGTIPAIFGQFMASFVVTELAGVHVQTEPVVNFDMDHYHTLHQRLIEHEESLYGTSMEVQVDVEEVMYIVKELWHGRSAREQHVKDVGRGMWRSVNELMLVRWDRTKPASISNLILLKFKEVDEHESRTLEDIKENEPEFHSRVSAVLKRAELDFGL, encoded by the exons ATGTTTGTTGTGATGTTTTGCAGAAGAGGTGTATCGCAGTGCAGTAAGAATGTTACTGCTGACTTCAATG GTGTTGACGGATGCACTATTGCcagaatgaaaattgatagggTGGTTAATGAAGATCTTCTGAAAGATGAGATTGTTTCAGAACAGCTGACTAG GAACATTCAGTTTTTTGGCTTTGAGTCTCAGCAGAAAGTGACTGCATCATATGTAGTGGTCATTGGTCTTGGAGGTGTTGGTAGTCATGCTGCTTCTATGCTCTTGAGATCAGGGATTGGCAAGCTTCTTCTTGTAGACTTTGACCAG GTTTCTCTTTCATCACTAAATCGACATGCTGTTGCAACAAGAGCAGATGTTGGCATCTCGAAAGCTCAGTGCCTTGAGGAGCATTTTTCATCTATCTTTCCAGAGTGCCAAATAGTTGCCAAAGTGCTATTATATGATTCATCCACTGAAGAAGAAATTCTCTCAGGCCACCCCGACTTTGTTTTGGATTGTATTGATAACATTGATACGAAG GTGGCACTTCTTGCTGCATGTGTACGTAGGGGTTTGAAGGTTCTATCTGCCACGGGGGCTGGTGCCAGAGCTGATCCAACAAGAATACGCATTGCCGATCTAAGAGAGTCAACTAATGATCCATTATCTCGAGCT GTAAGACACCGTTTGAGGAAAGATTATGGCATTGAAGGTGGTATCCCGGTTGTGTTTTCTTTAGAAAAACCCAAAGCTAAGCTGCTTCCATTTAAGGGTACAAGTGGAGAAGAGGAAAACCCTTCAGATTACCAG ATAGTACCAGGTTTTAGGGTCCGTATCATCCCTGTGCTAGGCACCATCCCTGCAATATTTGGACAATTCATGGCATCCTTTGTTGTGACAGAGTTAGCAGGAGTGCATGTTCAAACAGAACCTGTAGTCAATTTTGACATGGATCATTACCATACTCTTCATCAACGCCTTATCGAGCATGAGGAGTCATTGTATGGAACATCCATGGAAGTGCAG GTAGATGTTGAAGAAGTGATGTATATTGTTAAAGAATTATGGCATGGAAGAAGTGCTAGAGAGCAGCATGTGAAAGATGTTGGACGAGGAATGTGGCGATCAGTTAACGAATTAATGCTTGTAAG gtgGGACCGCACAAAACCGGCATCtatttcaaatttgattcttttgaaattcAAAGAG GTGGATGAGCATGAATCTCGAACATTGGAAGATATAAAGGAAAATGAACCAGAATTTCACAGTAGAGTTAGTGCTGTGTTAAAACGAGCTGAACTTGACTTTGGTTTGTGA
- the LOC100798982 gene encoding tRNA threonylcarbamoyladenosine dehydratase isoform X1 encodes MERGKYLALVGGGALLGSVSTFFLLRLLQSQKRGVSQCSKNVTADFNGVDGCTIARMKIDRVVNEDLLKDEIVSEQLTRNIQFFGFESQQKVTASYVVVIGLGGVGSHAASMLLRSGIGKLLLVDFDQVSLSSLNRHAVATRADVGISKAQCLEEHFSSIFPECQIVAKVLLYDSSTEEEILSGHPDFVLDCIDNIDTKVALLAACVRRGLKVLSATGAGARADPTRIRIADLRESTNDPLSRAVRHRLRKDYGIEGGIPVVFSLEKPKAKLLPFKGTSGEEENPSDYQIVPGFRVRIIPVLGTIPAIFGQFMASFVVTELAGVHVQTEPVVNFDMDHYHTLHQRLIEHEESLYGTSMEVQVDVEEVMYIVKELWHGRSAREQHVKDVGRGMWRSVNELMLVRWDRTKPASISNLILLKFKEVDEHESRTLEDIKENEPEFHSRVSAVLKRAELDFGL; translated from the exons atggagAGAGGGAAATATTTGGCATTGGTGGGAGGAGGGGCTCTTTTGGGCTCTGTCTCTACCTTCTTTCTTCTTAGGCTTCTTCAATCTCAGAA AAGAGGTGTATCGCAGTGCAGTAAGAATGTTACTGCTGACTTCAATG GTGTTGACGGATGCACTATTGCcagaatgaaaattgatagggTGGTTAATGAAGATCTTCTGAAAGATGAGATTGTTTCAGAACAGCTGACTAG GAACATTCAGTTTTTTGGCTTTGAGTCTCAGCAGAAAGTGACTGCATCATATGTAGTGGTCATTGGTCTTGGAGGTGTTGGTAGTCATGCTGCTTCTATGCTCTTGAGATCAGGGATTGGCAAGCTTCTTCTTGTAGACTTTGACCAG GTTTCTCTTTCATCACTAAATCGACATGCTGTTGCAACAAGAGCAGATGTTGGCATCTCGAAAGCTCAGTGCCTTGAGGAGCATTTTTCATCTATCTTTCCAGAGTGCCAAATAGTTGCCAAAGTGCTATTATATGATTCATCCACTGAAGAAGAAATTCTCTCAGGCCACCCCGACTTTGTTTTGGATTGTATTGATAACATTGATACGAAG GTGGCACTTCTTGCTGCATGTGTACGTAGGGGTTTGAAGGTTCTATCTGCCACGGGGGCTGGTGCCAGAGCTGATCCAACAAGAATACGCATTGCCGATCTAAGAGAGTCAACTAATGATCCATTATCTCGAGCT GTAAGACACCGTTTGAGGAAAGATTATGGCATTGAAGGTGGTATCCCGGTTGTGTTTTCTTTAGAAAAACCCAAAGCTAAGCTGCTTCCATTTAAGGGTACAAGTGGAGAAGAGGAAAACCCTTCAGATTACCAG ATAGTACCAGGTTTTAGGGTCCGTATCATCCCTGTGCTAGGCACCATCCCTGCAATATTTGGACAATTCATGGCATCCTTTGTTGTGACAGAGTTAGCAGGAGTGCATGTTCAAACAGAACCTGTAGTCAATTTTGACATGGATCATTACCATACTCTTCATCAACGCCTTATCGAGCATGAGGAGTCATTGTATGGAACATCCATGGAAGTGCAG GTAGATGTTGAAGAAGTGATGTATATTGTTAAAGAATTATGGCATGGAAGAAGTGCTAGAGAGCAGCATGTGAAAGATGTTGGACGAGGAATGTGGCGATCAGTTAACGAATTAATGCTTGTAAG gtgGGACCGCACAAAACCGGCATCtatttcaaatttgattcttttgaaattcAAAGAG GTGGATGAGCATGAATCTCGAACATTGGAAGATATAAAGGAAAATGAACCAGAATTTCACAGTAGAGTTAGTGCTGTGTTAAAACGAGCTGAACTTGACTTTGGTTTGTGA